The Euphorbia lathyris chromosome 8, ddEupLath1.1, whole genome shotgun sequence genome has a window encoding:
- the LOC136203115 gene encoding rop guanine nucleotide exchange factor 12, whose translation MMVRALDHQPSTQKTPSFSMRRMYETQGRTSRRFSAENVPDGASAPKPDRVPDLPSGAPTKSPRDKYHTDIEMMKDRFAKLLLGEDMSGGGKGVSSALALSNAITNLAASVFGEQRRLEPMAPETKTRWRKEIDWLLSVTDHIVELVPSQQSNNGVTMEIMTTRQRSDLLMNIPALRKLDALLIEQLDQFGHQNEFWYASGDKNSSEGRNGEKWWMPVVKVPPEGLSESTRRWLQSQKDSVNQVLKAAMAINAQVLSEMEIPENYIESLPKNGRESLGDSVYKSITLEYFDPDQFLSYIDISTEHKVLDLKDRIEASIVIWKRKMIQKDGKSSWSSGVSLEKRELFEERAETILLIIKQRFPGIPQSALDISKIQYNKDVGQAILESYSRVIESLAFTILSRIEDVIYSDSVAKNENDQAEDEMDSQIFAEPTSTMTLSDFMGWDMGKGESAGRKSNVTSGDARGDEKRLLKPVTTKKFSYLEKLESLRSPTCRH comes from the exons ATGATGGTTAGAGCTCTTGATCACCAACCTAGCACACAGAAAACTCCATCATTCAGTATGAGGAGGATGTATGAAACTCAAGGGAGAACATCCCGGAGATTTTCTGCCGAAAATGTTCCCGACGGAGCTTCCGCGCCTAAACCAGACCGCGTGCCTGACCTTCCGAGTGGAGCTCCCACGAAAAGTCCGCGGGACAAGTATCATACAG ATATAGAGATGATGAAGGATAGATTTGCTAAGTTGCTTTTGGGGGAAGATATGTCCGGCGGAGGAAAAGGTGTTTCGTCGGCCTTGGCTTTGTCTAATGCAATCACAAACCTTGCTG CATCTGTTTTCGGGGAGCAGCGGAGATTGGAACCGATGGCTCCAGAGACTAAAACGAGATGGAGGAAAGAAATTGATTGGCTTTTATCAGTAACAGATCACATTGTTGAGCTTGTTCCTTCACAACAATCTAATAATGGAGTCACTATGGAG ATCATGACAACGCGGCAAAGAAGTGATCTGCTGATGAATATTCCAGCTCTGCGCAAGCTCGACGCTCTCCTCATT GAGCAACTAGATCAGTTTGGACACCAGAATGAGTTCTGGTATGCGTCCGGGGACAAAAACAGTTCGGAGGGGAGAAATGGTGAGAAATGGTGGATGCCCGTAGTTAAAGTTCCTCCAGAGGGACTATCTGAGTCAACACGGAGATGGCTACAATCCCAGAAGGATTCTGTAAATCAAGTACTTAAAGCAGCAATGGCTATAAACGCTCAAGTGCTATCCGAAATGGAGATTCCCGAAAACTACATTGAGTCCCTCCCGAAG AACGGAAGAGAAAGCCTCGGAGATTCAGTGTACAAGAGCATAACCTTGGAATACTTTGATCCTGACCAATTCCTGTCATACATAGACATATCGACCGAACACAAAGTGCTCGATCTCAAGGACAGGATCGAGGCGTCCATCGTGATTTGGAAGCGAAAGATGATTCAGAAGGACGGGAAGTCTTCATGGAGTTcaggagtaagcctagagaagaGGGAGCTTTTTGAAGAGAGAGCAGAAACAATCTTACTAATCATCAAACAACGATTCCCCGGAATTCCCCAGTCTGCACTAGATATCAGCAAGATTCAATACAACAAG GATGTAGGACAGGCAATTCTTGAAAGCTATTCCAGGGTAATAGAAAGCTTGGCATTCACAATCCTGTCAAGGATTGAGGATGTTATTTACTCTGACTCGGTTGCGAAAAACGAGAATGATCAAGCTGAGGACGAGATGGACAGCCAGATCTTTGCAGAACCAACATCAACAATGACACTATCAGATTTCATGGGATGGGATATGGGTAAGGGAGAGAGCGCGGGTAGGAAAAGCAACGTGACAAGTGGAGATGCAAGGGGAGACGAAAAGAGGTTGCTGAAACCCGTTACAACGAAGAAATTTTCCTACTTAGAGAAGCTAGAGAGTTTGAGAAGTCCGACATGTCGACATTAA
- the LOC136203062 gene encoding aspartate aminotransferase, cytoplasmic: MNSDSVFCNVVRAPEDPILGVTVAYNKDTSPNKLNLGVGAYRTEEGKPVVLNVVRKAEQTLVNDPSRVKEYLPIVGLADFNKFSAKLILGADSPAIQENRVTTVQCLSGTGSLRVGGEFLARHYHKLIIYIPQPTWGNHPKIFTLAGLSVKTYRYYDPTTRGLDFQGLLEDLGAAPEGSIVLLHACAHNPTGVDPIPEQWEQIRQLIRSKALLPFFDSAYQGFASGSLDLDAQPVRLFVADGGECLMAQSYAKNMGLYGERVGALSIVCKTADVASKVESQLKLVIRPMYSNPPIHGASIVATILKDGDLYKEWTIELKAMADRIISMRQQLFDALSARGTPGDWSHIIKQIGMFTFTGLNSEQVAFMTKEFHIYMTSDGRISMAGLSSRTVPHLADAIHAAVTSFRSDK, translated from the exons ATGAATTCTGATTCTGTCTTTTGCAATGTTGTTCGAGCTCCTGAAGATCCTATCCTTGGG GTTACTGTCGCCTATAACAAAGATACCAGCCCCAACAAGCTGAATTTGGGAGTCGGTGCTTACAGGACTGAG GAAGGAAAGCCTGTTGTTCTGAATGTAGTAAGAAAAGCAGAGCAGACGCTAGTGAATGACCC GTCTCGGGTCAAAGAGTATCTTCCCATTGTTGGTCTTGCTGATTTTAATAAATTCAGTGCCAAGCTAATTTTAGGTGCTGATAG CCCTGCCATACAAGAGAACAGAGTGACTACTGTCCAATGCTTGTCTGGTACTGGTTCTCTGAGGGTTGGAGGCGAGTTTCTTGCAAGGCATTACCACAAA CTGATAATATATATTCCACAGCCAACATGGGGAAATCATCCCAAAATCTTCACACTTGCAGGGTTATCTGTGAAGACATACCGATACTATGATCCAACAACACGTGGACTAGATTTTCAAG GGTTGCTAGAAGATCTTGGAGCTGCGCCTGAAGGATCTATAGTGCTTCTCCATGCATGTGCACATAATCCAACCGGTGTTGACCCAATCCCTGAGCAATGGGAGCAGATTAGACAGTTGATAAGATCAAAAGCACTTTTACCTTTCTTTGACAGCGCTTATCAG GGTTTTGCAAGTGGAAGCCTCGATTTAGATGCACAGCCTGTTCGTTTGTTTGTAGCAGATGGAGGTGAATGTCTTATGGCGCAGAGTTATGCTAAAAATATGGGACTCTATGGAGAACGTGTTGGAGCCCTCAGTATT GTCTGCAAGACAGCAGATGTTGCAAGTAAGGTTGAGAGCCAATTGAAACTTGTAATCAGGCCCATGTATTCTAATCCACCTATTCATGGTGCATCAATTGTGGCTACTATTCTCAAAGACGG GGATTTGTACAAGGAGTGGACCATTGAGCTGAAAGCCATGGCTGACCGCATTATTAGCATGCGCCAGCAACTATTTGATGCTTTATCAGCTAGAG GTACTCCTGGTGACTGGAGTCACATCATCAAGCAGATTGGAATGTTTACCTTCACTGGTCTAAACTCTGAACAAGTTGCATTCATGACCAAAGAGTTTCACATCTACATGACATCTGATGg GAGGATTAGTATGGCAGGTCTTAGTTCCAGGACAGTTCCTCATCTTGCAGATGCTATACATGCTGCAGTTACCAGTTTCCGTTCAGATAAATAG
- the LOC136203017 gene encoding probable protein ABIL5 produces MQISKPPALQKNSPEEQPQNPMRFHNSLQELRDLRSQLHCAADYWEATFLRPGEKKTVVEENTKEYICRAVVALVDHIGCVSTNLNHSISQTNQFSEAQLRIDTLKQRLLLCEQYAQRLALGRVRWAANLPKFHRRYLSTQITGFDKSEEENIRDPNTPGSVKMIYKHGYEAEDLPFMLYTYPEKPSLTRQASSNSPSVRDGISILSKGSNSKFHFQQNSEKHGRYKLFRKSLHSHDFLSLVRRIKWTT; encoded by the exons ATGCAGATATCCAAACCTCCTGCACTTCAGAAGAACTCCCCAGAAGAACAACCTCAAAATCCTATGCGTTTTCACAACTCCCTTCAA GAGCTTAGGGACTTGCGTTCTCAACTTCACTGTGCAGCAGATTACTGGGAAGCAACTTTCTTGCGCCCTGGAGAAAAGAAAAC GGTTGTGGAAGAAAACACAAAGGAATACATATGCAGAGCTGTAGTTGCTTTGGTTGATCATATTGGATGTGTCTCAACTAATCTCAATCACTCTATTTCTCAAACCAATCAATTTTCTGAGGCTCAACTCAGAATTGATACCCTTAAACAA AGACTCCTTTTATGTGAACAATATGCTCAAAGGCTTGCTCTAGGCAGAGTAAGATGGGCTGCTAATTTGCCCAAATTTCACCGGCGTTACTTGTCGACGC AAATTACAGGTTTTGACAAATCAGAGGAAGAAAATATAAG GGACCCGAATACTCCTGGTTctgtaaaaatgatatataaacatgGATATGAAGCCGAAGATTTACCATTTATGTTGTACACATATCCTGAAAAGCCATCTTTAACTAGGCAAGCGAGTTCTAATTCACCTTCAG TTCGTGATGGCATTTCAATACTATCTAAAGGTTCGAATTCCAAATTTCATTTTCAG CAAAATTCAGAGAAGCATGGACGTTACAAGTTATTTAGGAAATCATTACATAGTCATGATTTTTTGTCGCTCGTTAGGCGAATCAAATGGACAACATAA
- the LOC136204129 gene encoding proteinaceous RNase P 1, chloroplastic/mitochondrial-like isoform X3 — protein sequence MASSIFNTLHQNHLLSITLFFCSNGDVDKAFAVEQHMLEHGVSPEEPELEALLQASVEACKGDRVYDLLHKLRASVRKVSPSTAGLVVRWFKSKAASRLGKSKWDKRVIKEAIESRGGGWHGQGWLGKGKWSISFTNVGDDAICRSCGDKLASIDLDPEETENFAKSVASIAIKRDKDSSFQKFQKWLEYFGPFEAVIDGANVGLIMQNRFIPSKINTIANGIRQKLPSKRWPLIVLHNKRVAGMKDSVNKALVEKWKNADSLYATPTGSNDDWYWLYAAIKFKCLIVTNDEMRDHTFQLLGNDFFPKWQERHQVRFDFTDVGPVFHMPRSYSVVIQESENGHWHIPIASDSENESEVKWLCITRSKSSVASKDSIISKPEELQSTNRSNGQARSTAQTRGKRKQEALKPGSHKKSQNSPEEVHDNLIVSSGFKDHCTVLSEIEAAEKLGGCVIDFQI from the exons ATGGCCTCCTCCATCTTCAACACTCTGCACCAAAACCACCTCCTCTCCATCACTCTCT TTTTTTgcagtaatggagatgttgATAAAGCATTTGCTGTAGAACAACACATGTTAGAACATGGTGTTTCTCCGGAAGAACCTGAGCTCGAGGCGCTGTTACAAGCAAGTGTAGAAGCGTGTAAAGGGGATAGAGTTTATGATTTGTTGCATAAATTGAGAGCTAGTGTGAGGAAGGTTTCACCTTCAACTGCTGGATTAGTTGTTAGATGGTTTAAGAGCAAGGCGGCTTCGAGATTAGGGAAATCGAAATGGGATAAGAGAGTTATTAAAGAGGCAATTGAAAGTAGAGGTGGAGGATGGCATGGACAGGGCTGGCTTGGCAAGGGGAAGTGGAGCATTTCATTTACAAATGTTGGAGATGATGCAATTTGTAGATCTTGTGGGGATAAATTGGCTAGTATTGATCTTGATCCCGAAGAGACCGAGAATTTTGCTAAATCGGTTGCTTCCATTGCTATAAAAAGAGATAAAGATTCCAGCTTTCAAAAGTTTCAA AAATGGCTCGAGTATTTCGGACCTTTTGAAGCAGTCATTGATGGAGCTAATGTAGGTCTTATCATGCAGAATAGATTCATTCCATCTAAG ATCAATACTATTGCAAACGGAATTCGTCAAAAGCTCCCTTCGAAAAGATGGCCGCTCATTGTTTTGCACAACAAGCGTGTCGCGGGGATGAAAGATTCAGTAAATAAGGCTTTGGTTGAGAAGTGGAAAAATGCTGACTCCCTTTATGCAACTCCTACGGGATCAAATGATGATTG GTATTGGTTGTATGCAGCTATAAAGTTCAAGTGCTTAATTGTGACAAATGATGAGATGAGAGACCATACATTTCAACTTCTGGGAAATGACTTTTTCCCTAAATGGCAAGAAAGGCATCAA GTACGTTTCGATTTTACTGATGTTGGTCCAGTTTTTCACATGCCTCGTTCTTACTCTGTGGTAATTCAG GAATCAGAGAACGGTCACTGGCATATTCCGATTGCAAGCGACAGCGAGAATGAATCAGAAGTCAAATGGTTATGCATTACTCGTTCTAAATCATCCGTGGCAAGTAAAGATTCCATCATCAGCAAGCCTGAAG AGTTGCAATCTACTAACCGAAGCAACGGACAAGCCAGGTCGACTGCTCAAACTAGAGGGAAGAGAAAGCAAGAAGCATTAAAACCTGGCAGCCACAAAAAATCACAGAACTCGCCTGAAGAAGTACACGATAACCTCATCGTATCATCTGGATTCAAGGATCATTGCACTGTCCTATCAGAAATTGAGGCAGCAGAGAAGCTTGGTGGATGTGTAATTGACTTCCAGATATAA
- the LOC136204129 gene encoding proteinaceous RNase P 1, chloroplastic/mitochondrial-like isoform X1, whose amino-acid sequence MASSIFNTLHQNHLLSITLCKYSSFNFLSFSPFLFLSPPSSPLIPHSTLSTKNHEISSQPTNFRTKKENASGVSSSKSGSQVGRRQTVNEGSRSTKIKPFVTKTEKIPKRGSRNRKGLKSKKVESPEELKSRIGLDKCCKKGDVMGAIQLYDLARREGFKMGQYHYAVLLYLCSSASTGVVQPAKSGSGGRNLSSFELKFSSSDNLDNTSNKKDANLIENHDHSSEIQVSEDIKKYALERGLEIYEQMCIDKVPMNEPTLTAVARMAMSMKNGEMAFDMVKQMKQLGLNPKLRSYGPALSVFCSNGDVDKAFAVEQHMLEHGVSPEEPELEALLQASVEACKGDRVYDLLHKLRASVRKVSPSTAGLVVRWFKSKAASRLGKSKWDKRVIKEAIESRGGGWHGQGWLGKGKWSISFTNVGDDAICRSCGDKLASIDLDPEETENFAKSVASIAIKRDKDSSFQKFQKWLEYFGPFEAVIDGANVGLIMQNRFIPSKINTIANGIRQKLPSKRWPLIVLHNKRVAGMKDSVNKALVEKWKNADSLYATPTGSNDDWYWLYAAIKFKCLIVTNDEMRDHTFQLLGNDFFPKWQERHQVRFDFTDVGPVFHMPRSYSVVIQESENGHWHIPIASDSENESEVKWLCITRSKSSVASKDSIISKPEELQSTNRSNGQARSTAQTRGKRKQEALKPGSHKKSQNSPEEVHDNLIVSSGFKDHCTVLSEIEAAEKLGGCVIDFQI is encoded by the exons ATGGCCTCCTCCATCTTCAACACTCTGCACCAAAACCACCTCCTCTCCATCACTCTCTGTAAGTATTCATCTTTCAATTTCCTCTCTttttctccttttctctttctctctcctccatCTTCCCCACTTATACCACACTCCACCTTATCCACCAAAAACCACGAAATTTCCTCACAACCCACTAATTTCAGAACCAAAAAAGAAAATGCCTCTGGGGTTTCTTCTTCAAAGAGTGGAAGCCAAGTGGGTAGAAGACAAACTGTTAATGAAGGTAGTAGAAGTACAAAGATTAAACCTTTTGTTACTAAAACAGAGAAAATACCCAAAAGAGGTAGTCGAAATCGAAAAGGGTTAAAAAGCAAGAAAGTTGAGTCACCGGAAGAACTAAAATCCCGAATTGGGTTAGATAAGTGCTGTAAGAAAGGGGATGTAATGGGTGCAATTCAATTGTATGATTTAGCTAGAAGAGAAGGATTCAAAATGGGGCAATATCATTATGCTGTGCTTCTGTATCTTTGTTCCTCTGCTTCTACAGGTGTTGTTCAGCCTGCAAAAAGTGGGAGTGGTGGCCGGAATTTGAGTTCATTTGAACTCAAATTCAGTTCTAGTGACAACTTAGATAACACTTCTAATAAAAAAGATGCAAACTTGATTGAAAACCATGATCATAGTAGTGAGATTCAAGTAAGTGAAGATATAAAAAAGTATGCACTTGAGAGAGGATTAGAGATTTATGAGCAGATGTGTATTGATAAAGTCCCAATGAATGAACCAACATTAACAGCTGTGGCAAGAATGGCAATGTCAATGAAAAATGGTGAAATGGCCTTTGATATGGTTAAGCAAATGAAGCAATTAGGGTTGAATCCTAAGTTAAGGTCTTATGGTCCTGCTTTATCAGTTTTTTgcagtaatggagatgttgATAAAGCATTTGCTGTAGAACAACACATGTTAGAACATGGTGTTTCTCCGGAAGAACCTGAGCTCGAGGCGCTGTTACAAGCAAGTGTAGAAGCGTGTAAAGGGGATAGAGTTTATGATTTGTTGCATAAATTGAGAGCTAGTGTGAGGAAGGTTTCACCTTCAACTGCTGGATTAGTTGTTAGATGGTTTAAGAGCAAGGCGGCTTCGAGATTAGGGAAATCGAAATGGGATAAGAGAGTTATTAAAGAGGCAATTGAAAGTAGAGGTGGAGGATGGCATGGACAGGGCTGGCTTGGCAAGGGGAAGTGGAGCATTTCATTTACAAATGTTGGAGATGATGCAATTTGTAGATCTTGTGGGGATAAATTGGCTAGTATTGATCTTGATCCCGAAGAGACCGAGAATTTTGCTAAATCGGTTGCTTCCATTGCTATAAAAAGAGATAAAGATTCCAGCTTTCAAAAGTTTCAA AAATGGCTCGAGTATTTCGGACCTTTTGAAGCAGTCATTGATGGAGCTAATGTAGGTCTTATCATGCAGAATAGATTCATTCCATCTAAG ATCAATACTATTGCAAACGGAATTCGTCAAAAGCTCCCTTCGAAAAGATGGCCGCTCATTGTTTTGCACAACAAGCGTGTCGCGGGGATGAAAGATTCAGTAAATAAGGCTTTGGTTGAGAAGTGGAAAAATGCTGACTCCCTTTATGCAACTCCTACGGGATCAAATGATGATTG GTATTGGTTGTATGCAGCTATAAAGTTCAAGTGCTTAATTGTGACAAATGATGAGATGAGAGACCATACATTTCAACTTCTGGGAAATGACTTTTTCCCTAAATGGCAAGAAAGGCATCAA GTACGTTTCGATTTTACTGATGTTGGTCCAGTTTTTCACATGCCTCGTTCTTACTCTGTGGTAATTCAG GAATCAGAGAACGGTCACTGGCATATTCCGATTGCAAGCGACAGCGAGAATGAATCAGAAGTCAAATGGTTATGCATTACTCGTTCTAAATCATCCGTGGCAAGTAAAGATTCCATCATCAGCAAGCCTGAAG AGTTGCAATCTACTAACCGAAGCAACGGACAAGCCAGGTCGACTGCTCAAACTAGAGGGAAGAGAAAGCAAGAAGCATTAAAACCTGGCAGCCACAAAAAATCACAGAACTCGCCTGAAGAAGTACACGATAACCTCATCGTATCATCTGGATTCAAGGATCATTGCACTGTCCTATCAGAAATTGAGGCAGCAGAGAAGCTTGGTGGATGTGTAATTGACTTCCAGATATAA
- the LOC136204129 gene encoding proteinaceous RNase P 1, chloroplastic/mitochondrial-like isoform X2, translated as MASSIFNTLHQNHLLSITLCKYSSFNFLSFSPFLFLSPPSSPLIPHSTLSTKNHEISSQPTNFRTKKENASGVSSSKSGSQVGRRQTVNEGSRSTKIKPFVTKTEKIPKRGSRNRKGLKSKKVESPEELKSRIGLDKCCKKGDVMGAIQLYDLARREGFKMGQYHYAVLLYLCSSASTGVVQPAKSGSGGRNLSSFELKFSSSDNLDNTSNKKDANLIENHDHSSEIQVSEDIKKYALERGLEIYEQMCIDKVPMNEPTLTAVARMAMSMKNGEMAFDMVKQMKQLGLNPKLRSYGPALSVFCSNGDVDKAFAVEQHMLEHGVSPEEPELEALLQASVEACKGDRVYDLLHKLRASVRKVSPSTAGLVVRWFKSKAASRLGKSKWDKRVIKEAIESRGGGWHGQGWLGKGKWSISFTNVGDDAICRSCGDKLASIDLDPEETENFAKSVASIAIKRDKDSSFQKFQKWLEYFGPFEAVIDGANVGLIMQNRFIPSKINTIANGIRQKLPSKRWPLIVLHNKRVAGMKDSVNKALVEKWKNADSLYATPTGSNDDWYWLYAAIKFKCLIVTNDEMRDHTFQLLGNDFFPKWQERHQVRFDFTDVGPVFHMPRSYSVVIQESENGHWHIPIASDSENESEVKWLCITRSKSSVASKDSIISKPEVKSMSKSFH; from the exons ATGGCCTCCTCCATCTTCAACACTCTGCACCAAAACCACCTCCTCTCCATCACTCTCTGTAAGTATTCATCTTTCAATTTCCTCTCTttttctccttttctctttctctctcctccatCTTCCCCACTTATACCACACTCCACCTTATCCACCAAAAACCACGAAATTTCCTCACAACCCACTAATTTCAGAACCAAAAAAGAAAATGCCTCTGGGGTTTCTTCTTCAAAGAGTGGAAGCCAAGTGGGTAGAAGACAAACTGTTAATGAAGGTAGTAGAAGTACAAAGATTAAACCTTTTGTTACTAAAACAGAGAAAATACCCAAAAGAGGTAGTCGAAATCGAAAAGGGTTAAAAAGCAAGAAAGTTGAGTCACCGGAAGAACTAAAATCCCGAATTGGGTTAGATAAGTGCTGTAAGAAAGGGGATGTAATGGGTGCAATTCAATTGTATGATTTAGCTAGAAGAGAAGGATTCAAAATGGGGCAATATCATTATGCTGTGCTTCTGTATCTTTGTTCCTCTGCTTCTACAGGTGTTGTTCAGCCTGCAAAAAGTGGGAGTGGTGGCCGGAATTTGAGTTCATTTGAACTCAAATTCAGTTCTAGTGACAACTTAGATAACACTTCTAATAAAAAAGATGCAAACTTGATTGAAAACCATGATCATAGTAGTGAGATTCAAGTAAGTGAAGATATAAAAAAGTATGCACTTGAGAGAGGATTAGAGATTTATGAGCAGATGTGTATTGATAAAGTCCCAATGAATGAACCAACATTAACAGCTGTGGCAAGAATGGCAATGTCAATGAAAAATGGTGAAATGGCCTTTGATATGGTTAAGCAAATGAAGCAATTAGGGTTGAATCCTAAGTTAAGGTCTTATGGTCCTGCTTTATCAGTTTTTTgcagtaatggagatgttgATAAAGCATTTGCTGTAGAACAACACATGTTAGAACATGGTGTTTCTCCGGAAGAACCTGAGCTCGAGGCGCTGTTACAAGCAAGTGTAGAAGCGTGTAAAGGGGATAGAGTTTATGATTTGTTGCATAAATTGAGAGCTAGTGTGAGGAAGGTTTCACCTTCAACTGCTGGATTAGTTGTTAGATGGTTTAAGAGCAAGGCGGCTTCGAGATTAGGGAAATCGAAATGGGATAAGAGAGTTATTAAAGAGGCAATTGAAAGTAGAGGTGGAGGATGGCATGGACAGGGCTGGCTTGGCAAGGGGAAGTGGAGCATTTCATTTACAAATGTTGGAGATGATGCAATTTGTAGATCTTGTGGGGATAAATTGGCTAGTATTGATCTTGATCCCGAAGAGACCGAGAATTTTGCTAAATCGGTTGCTTCCATTGCTATAAAAAGAGATAAAGATTCCAGCTTTCAAAAGTTTCAA AAATGGCTCGAGTATTTCGGACCTTTTGAAGCAGTCATTGATGGAGCTAATGTAGGTCTTATCATGCAGAATAGATTCATTCCATCTAAG ATCAATACTATTGCAAACGGAATTCGTCAAAAGCTCCCTTCGAAAAGATGGCCGCTCATTGTTTTGCACAACAAGCGTGTCGCGGGGATGAAAGATTCAGTAAATAAGGCTTTGGTTGAGAAGTGGAAAAATGCTGACTCCCTTTATGCAACTCCTACGGGATCAAATGATGATTG GTATTGGTTGTATGCAGCTATAAAGTTCAAGTGCTTAATTGTGACAAATGATGAGATGAGAGACCATACATTTCAACTTCTGGGAAATGACTTTTTCCCTAAATGGCAAGAAAGGCATCAA GTACGTTTCGATTTTACTGATGTTGGTCCAGTTTTTCACATGCCTCGTTCTTACTCTGTGGTAATTCAG GAATCAGAGAACGGTCACTGGCATATTCCGATTGCAAGCGACAGCGAGAATGAATCAGAAGTCAAATGGTTATGCATTACTCGTTCTAAATCATCCGTGGCAAGTAAAGATTCCATCATCAGCAAGCCTGAAG TTAAATCGATGTCGAAAAGCTTTCACTGA
- the LOC136202228 gene encoding uncharacterized protein produces the protein MASSKVVSRLSSRLQSFTVKVNKKSLSPQLSPLTSSSPSLSTKRHFRSSRLPVELSCAGSMMPLYSALASARLVSSLSSDSDSWALVPQGVSMPL, from the exons ATGGCTTCCTCAAAGGTCGTCTCAAGATTGTCGTCTCGGTTACAATCCTTCACTGTCAAGGTCAATAAGAAATCACTTTCTCCCCAGCTCTCGCCACTCACCTCCTCCTCTCCCTCACTTTCTACAAAACGCCATTTTCGCTCCTCAAG ATTACCTGTGGAATTGAGTTGCGCTGGATCGATGATGCCATTATACAGTGCCTTAGCTTCAGCGAGATTAGTATCGAGTTTATCCAGTGACTCTGATAGCTGGGCTCTAGTGCCTCAAG GTGTCTCAATGCCTTTATGA